A region from the Thermogemmatispora onikobensis genome encodes:
- a CDS encoding FAS1-like dehydratase domain-containing protein produces the protein MAIDPSVIGKTSAPQTFEVTEEAVRRFMEATGDPALERQTPLVYAPPTFPTTFRVRPPELQIDPSRMQLLHGEQSYRYLRRLRVGEQVTCVARVADVRERSGRSGPMTFVILETEGRDANGQLLFTAEGTLIVRAKKHD, from the coding sequence ATGGCGATCGATCCGAGCGTGATTGGCAAGACCTCGGCCCCCCAGACCTTCGAAGTCACGGAGGAGGCAGTGCGACGCTTTATGGAGGCGACCGGCGACCCCGCACTGGAGCGGCAGACTCCGCTCGTCTATGCCCCTCCTACTTTCCCGACGACGTTCCGCGTCCGCCCTCCAGAACTGCAGATCGATCCCTCGCGGATGCAGCTGCTGCATGGCGAGCAGAGCTATCGCTATCTGCGCCGCCTGCGCGTCGGGGAGCAGGTGACCTGCGTGGCCCGCGTGGCCGATGTGCGTGAGCGCAGTGGGCGCTCCGGCCCCATGACCTTCGTGATTCTAGAGACTGAAGGACGCGACGCTAACGGCCAGCTGCTCTTTACGGCAGAAGGTACCCTGATTGTGCGTGCGAAAAAGCACGACTAA
- a CDS encoding helix-turn-helix domain-containing protein, with amino-acid sequence MEDTAAIKLFGQRLKQKRQERGLTRDELIDQMDRLANEGNQGWKAPDISTVARWERGEQCPRVVPNLWLVCQVLQVTPEELGYPKPIKYWPGDSC; translated from the coding sequence ATGGAAGACACCGCAGCAATCAAGCTCTTTGGACAAAGGTTGAAGCAGAAACGCCAGGAGCGCGGCCTCACACGCGATGAGCTTATCGATCAAATGGACAGGCTCGCCAACGAAGGCAACCAGGGCTGGAAGGCGCCAGACATCAGCACCGTGGCCCGCTGGGAGCGGGGAGAGCAATGCCCTCGGGTAGTGCCCAATCTCTGGCTGGTCTGCCAGGTGCTCCAGGTGACGCCGGAAGAGCTGGGCTATCCCAAGCCCATCAAGTACTGGCCTGGCGATTCTTGTTGA
- a CDS encoding response regulator transcription factor, whose amino-acid sequence MKILIIEDENNIAQLIRLYLEQAGYEVVIAGDGVAGLELHAREKPDLVILDLMLPALDGMEVCRRIRAWADTPILMLTARQGEEDRIAGLELGADDYLVKPFSPREVVSRVRAILRRTALAGAGAHRAGAAGGNGSEGGQNEQTRQGSEREELRFPGLVINIPARRVEVNGQRVALTVKEFDLLVVLASSPERVFTREVLLNKVWGYDYLGDGRTVDVHIGTLRKKIEAVPGAPRNIKTVWGVGYKFEPEAPA is encoded by the coding sequence ATGAAAATCCTGATTATAGAAGATGAAAACAACATTGCACAGCTCATCCGCCTTTATCTGGAGCAGGCTGGCTATGAGGTAGTCATAGCTGGAGATGGGGTGGCGGGGCTGGAGCTACATGCACGAGAGAAGCCCGATCTGGTGATTCTCGACCTGATGCTGCCAGCTCTTGATGGGATGGAAGTCTGTCGCCGCATCCGGGCGTGGGCGGATACACCCATCCTGATGCTGACGGCGCGGCAGGGAGAAGAGGATCGCATTGCCGGGTTGGAGCTGGGGGCAGACGACTACCTGGTCAAACCGTTCAGCCCGCGCGAGGTCGTCAGCCGGGTGCGAGCCATCTTGCGGCGCACGGCTCTGGCTGGGGCTGGGGCCCATCGAGCGGGGGCTGCGGGAGGAAACGGCAGCGAAGGAGGTCAGAATGAGCAGACTCGGCAAGGAAGCGAGCGCGAAGAGCTGCGCTTTCCGGGCCTGGTCATCAACATCCCGGCGCGGCGAGTCGAGGTCAACGGGCAGCGCGTCGCCCTGACCGTCAAAGAGTTCGACCTGCTGGTCGTCCTGGCCTCCTCGCCAGAGCGCGTCTTCACGCGCGAGGTCTTACTCAACAAGGTTTGGGGGTATGACTACCTGGGCGACGGGCGCACGGTCGATGTCCATATTGGCACGCTACGCAAGAAGATCGAAGCGGTGCCTGGGGCGCCGCGCAACATCAAGACTGTCTGGGGAGTTGGCTACAAGTTCGAGCCAGAGGCGCCCGCATGA
- a CDS encoding LysM peptidoglycan-binding domain-containing protein, giving the protein MQLLHTDVRKCEQQNKGGRLFKKFAASLMLALALAGALFTLSSQGAHAQAAGGCYTVVSGDTLSGIAQRYGTSWETLASYNHIANPNLIFPGQQVCIPGQGNSSATSVSVQSQPAQSSAASTASQSVSGSIPQMIYQVFGSYGAQALSVAQCESSLNPYATNSSSGAAGLFQFLPSTWATTSQAAYSPYNAAANIRAAYEVFARDGFTWREWSCQP; this is encoded by the coding sequence ATGCAGTTACTACATACGGACGTTCGTAAGTGCGAACAGCAGAACAAGGGAGGTCGTCTCTTCAAGAAGTTTGCCGCCAGCCTCATGCTGGCCCTGGCGCTGGCCGGCGCCCTGTTTACCCTGAGCAGCCAGGGGGCCCACGCTCAGGCTGCCGGTGGCTGCTACACTGTCGTCTCGGGCGACACCTTGAGTGGCATCGCCCAGCGTTACGGGACCAGCTGGGAGACGCTGGCTTCCTATAATCACATTGCCAACCCGAACCTGATTTTCCCGGGGCAGCAAGTGTGCATTCCCGGTCAGGGGAATAGCAGCGCGACCTCGGTGAGTGTCCAGAGCCAGCCGGCTCAGAGCAGCGCGGCCTCGACCGCCTCTCAGAGCGTGAGTGGCTCGATTCCGCAGATGATCTATCAGGTTTTCGGTTCCTATGGGGCGCAGGCCCTGAGCGTCGCCCAGTGTGAGTCGAGCCTGAACCCGTATGCGACCAACAGCTCATCGGGAGCGGCAGGTCTCTTCCAGTTCCTGCCGAGCACCTGGGCCACCACCTCCCAGGCGGCCTACTCGCCCTACAATGCGGCGGCCAACATTCGTGCCGCTTACGAGGTCTTTGCCCGTGACGGGTTCACCTGGCGTGAATGGTCCTGCCAGCCCTAG
- a CDS encoding benzoate-CoA ligase family protein: MEIPTVNVPDQFNAASAFLDANLAQGRGGKVAISYEDQTFTYAQVAEMANRVGNGLLELGVEMEQRVALLLLDSPQFAASFFGAIKIGAVPIPMNTMLRPNDYVYMLNDSRAKVLLVHAALWPPLRQVLFQLRFLRHVVVVGLEAGAAGTTLLAGRQRVVLHDFEGWIARASPSLSPAPTSKDDSAFWLYSSGSTGFPKGCVHLQHDMTFCLECYAKPVLGITKDDVTFSAAKLFFAYGLGNALYFPFGVGASTVLYPGRPLAEDMFKVVERYRPTIFYGVPTLYASMLSVPEAEKRFDFSSVRVCVSAGESLPADILRRWEERFKVPILDGIGSTEILHIFISNRLGDIKPGSSGKLVPGYEAKIVDEEGQPVGPGEIGNLLIRGDSIAAYYWNKHEKTKDTITGHWIHTGDKYYVDSEGYYWYCGRADDMLKVSGQWVSPVEVENVLIEHPAVLEAAVVGAYDSDRLVKPKAFVVLKPGQEASESLVSELQNFVKGRLAPFKYPRWVVFASELPKTATGKIQRFKLRETGETAPLA; the protein is encoded by the coding sequence ATGGAGATTCCAACGGTCAACGTGCCCGACCAGTTCAATGCGGCCAGCGCCTTTCTTGACGCGAATCTCGCACAAGGGCGCGGTGGCAAAGTCGCCATCTCTTATGAAGATCAAACCTTTACCTATGCACAGGTGGCCGAGATGGCCAATCGTGTGGGCAACGGCTTACTAGAACTCGGCGTCGAGATGGAGCAGCGGGTGGCCCTCCTGCTGCTCGATTCCCCCCAGTTCGCGGCCTCCTTCTTTGGAGCCATCAAGATCGGCGCGGTTCCTATTCCTATGAATACCATGCTGCGCCCCAACGACTATGTCTACATGCTCAACGACAGCCGGGCCAAGGTCCTGCTCGTCCATGCCGCCCTCTGGCCACCACTGCGTCAGGTACTGTTCCAGTTGCGTTTTTTGCGTCATGTGGTCGTAGTTGGTCTGGAAGCGGGGGCCGCCGGTACGACGCTGCTGGCGGGCCGTCAGCGTGTGGTCCTGCACGATTTCGAAGGCTGGATTGCCCGCGCCTCACCCTCGCTCAGTCCTGCCCCCACCAGCAAAGATGACAGCGCCTTCTGGCTCTACAGCTCTGGCAGCACAGGTTTCCCCAAAGGCTGTGTACATCTCCAGCACGACATGACGTTTTGTCTGGAGTGTTACGCCAAACCTGTGCTAGGCATCACCAAAGACGATGTTACCTTTTCTGCGGCGAAGCTCTTCTTTGCCTATGGGCTGGGCAACGCTCTCTATTTCCCCTTTGGGGTTGGGGCCAGCACCGTGCTCTATCCTGGGCGCCCCCTGGCTGAAGACATGTTCAAGGTAGTGGAGCGCTATCGGCCCACCATCTTCTACGGTGTGCCGACGCTCTACGCCAGCATGCTCAGCGTGCCCGAAGCCGAGAAGCGCTTTGACTTCTCATCGGTGCGTGTCTGTGTTTCGGCGGGCGAGTCGCTGCCGGCGGATATTTTGCGTCGCTGGGAAGAGAGATTTAAGGTCCCCATTCTTGATGGGATTGGGAGCACCGAGATCCTGCACATCTTTATCAGCAACCGTCTCGGCGACATCAAGCCGGGCAGCTCGGGCAAGCTTGTGCCGGGCTATGAAGCGAAGATTGTCGATGAGGAGGGTCAGCCGGTAGGTCCGGGCGAGATTGGTAACCTGCTCATTCGGGGAGACAGCATTGCCGCCTATTATTGGAACAAGCATGAGAAGACCAAAGATACCATTACTGGGCACTGGATTCACACCGGCGACAAGTATTATGTAGATAGCGAGGGCTACTATTGGTACTGCGGACGTGCGGACGACATGCTCAAAGTCAGTGGTCAGTGGGTCTCGCCCGTGGAGGTCGAGAATGTCCTGATCGAGCATCCCGCCGTTCTGGAGGCGGCGGTGGTGGGGGCCTACGATAGCGATCGCCTGGTCAAGCCCAAAGCCTTTGTCGTGCTCAAGCCTGGCCAGGAGGCTTCCGAGTCCCTGGTTAGCGAGCTACAGAACTTTGTCAAGGGTCGACTGGCGCCGTTCAAGTATCCCCGCTGGGTGGTCTTTGCCTCGGAGCTCCCCAAGACAGCGACTGGCAAGATCCAGCGCTTCAAGCTGCGGGAGACAGGGGAGACTGCCCCTTTGGCGTGA
- a CDS encoding acetolactate synthase, producing the protein MSITHGGWLVAKILKREGVEVVFTLSGGHIAAIYDGCLREGIRVVDTRHEQAAVHAAEGWAKCTRRPGVALLTAGPGVTDGVTGIANAYLAGSPVLVIGGAAPLSLWDRGALQEMNQIDLLRPITKWARTVHETGRIPEYVAAAFRQMLNGKPGPVFLEIPMDILNNLADTDNVTDPGEPSSYRPAGPVQPTPDQVEKAAALLEQAERPVIMAGSAVWWCDGAEALRELAERIQAPVYLNGAGRGCLPPTHPLFFSASRRKALEGADTILAIGTRMDFRLNHGRPPLIPAEARLIWFDLAGEDIGVNRGAEVGLVGDVGLAMHQVAAACRPYSGERAWLRFIREAEAKAWERDAAALNSDAVPIHPMRLCKEIRDFIDEETTVIGDGGDIVSYGGRVINVSRPGYWLDAGPMGTLGTGTGFAMAAQLARPGKRVLILHGDGAFGLNGMEFESMVRHKLPVVSVIGNDGAWGQIKHPQKALIGHATAAELAPGIRYDKMVEALGGYGELVERPEEIRPALERAFASGLPACINVLIDPDKPYSRSTNVAV; encoded by the coding sequence GTGAGTATCACGCATGGTGGCTGGCTGGTTGCCAAGATCCTCAAGCGCGAGGGCGTCGAAGTGGTCTTCACATTGAGCGGGGGGCACATCGCAGCCATCTACGATGGCTGTCTCCGTGAGGGCATTCGCGTCGTCGACACTCGACATGAGCAAGCGGCAGTTCATGCTGCTGAGGGCTGGGCCAAGTGTACGCGCCGGCCAGGAGTAGCCTTGTTAACTGCCGGTCCAGGGGTCACCGATGGAGTGACCGGCATTGCCAACGCTTATCTGGCGGGCAGCCCAGTGCTGGTCATCGGCGGAGCGGCGCCGCTGAGCCTGTGGGATCGGGGCGCCTTGCAAGAGATGAACCAGATCGATCTACTGCGCCCCATCACCAAATGGGCGCGCACCGTCCACGAGACCGGGCGTATTCCCGAGTATGTGGCTGCCGCCTTTCGCCAGATGCTCAATGGCAAGCCTGGCCCCGTCTTCCTTGAAATCCCGATGGATATTCTCAACAACCTGGCCGACACCGACAACGTCACAGACCCCGGCGAGCCGAGCAGCTACCGCCCGGCGGGACCCGTACAGCCGACGCCGGACCAGGTAGAGAAGGCTGCCGCTCTCCTGGAGCAGGCTGAGCGTCCAGTCATTATGGCGGGAAGCGCCGTCTGGTGGTGCGATGGCGCCGAAGCCTTGCGCGAGCTGGCCGAACGCATTCAGGCCCCGGTCTATCTCAATGGAGCCGGACGGGGATGCCTGCCTCCTACTCATCCCCTCTTCTTCAGCGCCTCCCGACGTAAGGCCCTGGAGGGCGCCGACACTATCCTGGCCATTGGGACGCGCATGGACTTCCGTCTCAATCATGGACGACCGCCGCTCATTCCCGCCGAGGCACGCCTGATCTGGTTCGATCTCGCGGGCGAAGATATCGGGGTCAATCGCGGGGCCGAGGTGGGACTCGTCGGCGATGTCGGCCTCGCCATGCACCAGGTGGCGGCGGCCTGCAGGCCGTATAGTGGTGAGCGCGCCTGGCTACGCTTCATTCGTGAGGCAGAAGCCAAAGCCTGGGAGCGCGACGCGGCAGCACTCAACTCCGATGCGGTACCCATTCATCCGATGCGCCTCTGTAAGGAGATTCGCGACTTCATCGACGAAGAGACCACCGTCATCGGCGATGGAGGCGACATCGTCAGCTATGGCGGACGGGTGATCAACGTCTCTCGCCCTGGCTATTGGCTGGATGCCGGTCCGATGGGAACGCTTGGCACCGGCACTGGCTTCGCTATGGCCGCCCAGCTGGCGCGCCCTGGCAAGCGCGTGCTGATTCTGCATGGAGACGGAGCCTTCGGCCTGAATGGAATGGAGTTTGAGAGTATGGTGCGCCACAAGCTGCCAGTGGTTTCGGTGATCGGCAACGATGGGGCCTGGGGCCAGATCAAGCATCCCCAGAAGGCCCTCATTGGTCACGCCACAGCGGCAGAGCTGGCACCGGGTATCCGCTACGATAAGATGGTGGAGGCGTTGGGCGGCTATGGCGAGCTGGTAGAACGACCCGAGGAGATTCGCCCGGCCTTAGAGCGGGCCTTTGCCTCTGGGCTGCCGGCCTGCATCAATGTGCTGATTGACCCCGACAAGCCCTACAGTCGTTCCACTAACGTTGCGGTCTAG
- a CDS encoding sensor histidine kinase yields the protein MNEPATNPAHVPPVAPEEQGATGLLSLSLRSKLVLSYLAVALGAIVVLAIAVIAAVYNYYYTAQIRQLQDTAQTYARGIEDFYTYQLGGHWGPFSLRFPVPALLVIVDQSGHQLLCNPPAGFDSQFCSEAAITQSAAQALQGNEVDGHLESSGFKGLYVSVPLYDESSGSHQLIGALLIAQPEASPQRFLSNVTQAILLAGLLIGVAVIIFSLLLARRLTRPLESLTAAVERMKEGDYSQRVDPPPTQDELGRLAQTFNAMADRIEVDVAELRRQDQIRRDMIANIAHDLATPLTAIQGFSEALADEVIQEPGARKETAQLIAREVQRLRRLVADIQHMTLLESGRARLDLAPLDLAVLVDETLTVIEPECTQAGITLQNAIDPRMPPVLADSDRITQVLLNLIDNARRHTPAGGTITVGARHLGRMLEVWIRDTGVGIDPIDLPHIFERFYRADRARSGGRGGSGLGLTIVKAIVTAHGGAVAAESTPGKGTCIRFTLPLAPSQEEQGSPAGSKPGRDRREKSGKLLPPTWGYNT from the coding sequence ATGAATGAACCGGCGACTAATCCTGCTCATGTGCCTCCTGTTGCCCCAGAGGAGCAAGGGGCCACTGGGCTACTGTCCTTGAGCCTGCGCAGCAAGCTGGTGCTCAGCTACCTGGCGGTCGCCCTGGGGGCGATCGTCGTGCTTGCCATTGCCGTGATTGCGGCTGTCTACAACTACTACTACACGGCCCAGATCCGGCAGTTGCAGGATACCGCCCAGACCTATGCTCGTGGCATCGAGGACTTCTACACCTACCAGCTTGGCGGGCACTGGGGTCCTTTTTCGCTGCGTTTTCCTGTGCCTGCTCTCCTGGTGATCGTTGACCAGAGTGGTCATCAGCTCCTCTGCAATCCACCCGCTGGTTTTGATAGCCAGTTCTGCTCTGAGGCGGCCATCACGCAGTCGGCGGCCCAGGCCCTGCAGGGCAATGAGGTTGATGGACATCTGGAGAGCAGTGGTTTCAAGGGCCTGTACGTCAGTGTGCCGCTCTACGACGAGAGCAGCGGCAGTCATCAGCTCATTGGGGCCTTGCTGATTGCCCAGCCGGAGGCCTCGCCGCAGCGCTTCCTCAGCAATGTGACACAGGCCATCCTGCTAGCGGGCCTGCTCATCGGCGTCGCCGTGATCATCTTCAGCCTGCTGCTGGCGCGTCGTTTGACCCGTCCGCTGGAGTCGCTGACCGCCGCCGTGGAGCGCATGAAAGAGGGCGACTATTCGCAGCGCGTGGACCCGCCCCCAACTCAGGATGAGCTGGGCCGTCTGGCCCAGACCTTCAATGCTATGGCTGATCGCATTGAGGTCGACGTGGCCGAGCTGCGCCGCCAGGACCAGATTCGGCGCGATATGATTGCCAACATCGCTCATGATCTGGCCACACCCCTGACGGCCATTCAGGGCTTCAGCGAGGCCCTGGCCGACGAGGTTATTCAGGAGCCAGGAGCGCGCAAGGAGACGGCCCAGCTCATCGCGCGCGAAGTTCAGCGCCTGCGTCGTCTGGTAGCTGATATCCAACATATGACCTTGCTGGAGTCGGGGCGGGCCCGGCTCGATCTGGCACCGCTCGATCTGGCGGTGCTTGTCGATGAGACGCTGACGGTCATCGAGCCGGAGTGCACACAGGCTGGCATCACCCTGCAGAACGCCATTGACCCACGGATGCCTCCAGTCCTGGCCGATAGCGACCGCATTACTCAGGTGCTGCTCAATCTCATCGATAATGCGCGCCGCCATACACCTGCCGGAGGCACCATCACAGTGGGAGCCAGGCATCTGGGGCGCATGCTGGAGGTCTGGATACGCGATACGGGCGTGGGAATTGACCCGATCGATCTTCCTCACATCTTTGAACGCTTCTATCGCGCCGATCGGGCGCGCAGCGGGGGACGTGGTGGGAGTGGTCTGGGCCTGACCATTGTGAAGGCCATTGTGACCGCCCACGGCGGGGCAGTGGCCGCTGAGAGCACGCCAGGTAAGGGAACCTGTATTCGCTTTACCTTGCCGCTGGCCCCCAGCCAGGAGGAGCAGGGGAGCCCTGCCGGGTCGAAGCCGGGGCGCGATCGCCGGGAGAAAAGTGGGAAGCTTTTGCCCCCCACATGGGGATATAATACATAG
- a CDS encoding NUDIX hydrolase, whose amino-acid sequence MTTDHQTARQQEPSGLRPWVTRAAERVLDTPYLKVRREEVLLPDGTLIPDYYIIENRGWVGIVPLTSDGRFLLNRQYKHGIGLEVLEFPAGAIDPHEDDPLLTAHRELMEETGYSVAAEKIELLAHMYANPTGAQTRIWWYLARDVEKTGEQKVDPREVIENLLVTPRELLALIHSGHFAVQGQIAAAYMALERLGYLRASF is encoded by the coding sequence ATGACCACAGATCACCAGACTGCCCGGCAGCAGGAGCCGTCGGGGCTGCGGCCCTGGGTGACGCGCGCCGCCGAGCGGGTATTAGATACACCCTATCTCAAAGTGCGGCGTGAGGAGGTGCTGCTGCCGGATGGCACCCTGATACCTGACTACTACATTATCGAAAATCGGGGCTGGGTCGGGATCGTCCCCCTTACCTCCGATGGACGTTTCTTGCTCAATCGACAGTATAAGCATGGCATTGGGCTGGAGGTGCTGGAGTTTCCCGCCGGCGCCATCGATCCTCATGAAGACGATCCTCTGCTCACGGCCCATCGCGAGCTAATGGAGGAGACGGGCTACAGTGTGGCTGCTGAGAAGATCGAGCTGCTGGCTCACATGTATGCCAATCCCACTGGGGCCCAAACGCGCATCTGGTGGTATCTGGCGCGTGACGTCGAAAAGACCGGCGAGCAGAAGGTGGACCCACGCGAGGTGATTGAGAACCTGCTCGTCACACCACGCGAGCTGCTCGCCCTGATCCATAGCGGGCACTTCGCGGTCCAGGGCCAGATCGCCGCCGCCTACATGGCTCTGGAACGCCTGGGTTATCTGCGCGCCTCCTTCTAG
- a CDS encoding ABC transporter ATP-binding protein, producing MLTATFEADLAGQPGRRSSSEQGSHFHLQLTLHAEAGRTTVLLGESGAGKSTVLRLLAGLLRPTYGQMTLDGICYFDSERALFVPPQERPIGYVFQDYLLFPHLTVFENIAFGLRAQGLRGQEVRRRTEAAIEQMRLSGLAARRPAQLSGGQQQRVALARALVLQPRLLLLDEPLAALDVQTQREVRQELRRLLGEIGITTIFVTHSHLEALLFGDQIVVLDNGQVIQQGSRRELLERPRSAYIAELVGLNFWRGQVVAREASALCTLAISGSSRPLLVSASLDEDAIADPGNAHEACVVIDPRSITLYPAPPEGSARNVFAGEIVQILPLSASHSPAHDGRVRVSIKIDPALPPLTAEITEESLQRLTLHEGRQIYASFKATEARAYL from the coding sequence ATGTTGACCGCTACGTTTGAGGCTGATCTCGCAGGCCAGCCTGGCCGGCGTTCGTCATCAGAACAGGGAAGCCACTTTCACCTCCAGCTCACACTGCACGCGGAGGCTGGCCGTACCACCGTCTTACTCGGCGAGAGTGGGGCAGGCAAATCGACGGTGCTGCGCCTGCTGGCCGGCCTGTTGCGCCCTACCTACGGGCAGATGACCCTTGACGGCATCTGCTACTTTGATAGCGAGCGTGCTCTCTTCGTCCCTCCCCAGGAGCGGCCCATCGGCTACGTCTTCCAGGATTACCTGCTCTTCCCGCACCTGACGGTCTTCGAAAACATCGCCTTCGGCCTGCGAGCCCAGGGCCTGCGTGGACAGGAAGTGCGTCGGCGCACAGAGGCCGCCATCGAGCAGATGCGCCTCAGCGGTCTGGCCGCGCGCCGTCCAGCCCAACTCTCGGGTGGACAGCAACAGCGCGTTGCGCTGGCTCGCGCCCTCGTGCTGCAGCCCCGCTTGCTCTTGCTCGACGAACCGCTGGCCGCCCTCGATGTGCAGACTCAGCGCGAGGTGCGCCAGGAACTGCGCCGCCTGCTGGGCGAGATTGGGATTACAACCATCTTTGTGACCCATAGCCACCTGGAGGCGCTGCTCTTCGGCGATCAAATTGTGGTCCTTGACAACGGCCAGGTGATCCAGCAGGGCAGTCGACGCGAGCTGTTGGAGCGTCCTCGCTCGGCCTACATCGCTGAGCTGGTGGGACTGAATTTCTGGCGCGGGCAAGTGGTGGCCCGCGAGGCCAGCGCCCTCTGTACTCTGGCCATCAGCGGCAGCAGCCGCCCCTTGCTGGTGAGCGCCTCCCTGGACGAGGACGCAATAGCGGACCCTGGCAATGCGCACGAGGCCTGCGTGGTCATCGACCCCCGCAGCATCACGCTCTACCCCGCGCCACCCGAAGGCTCGGCCCGCAATGTCTTCGCCGGCGAGATCGTGCAGATCTTACCACTGAGCGCCAGCCATAGCCCGGCTCACGATGGGCGCGTGCGTGTGAGCATCAAGATCGATCCCGCTCTCCCCCCTCTGACCGCTGAGATCACGGAAGAGTCGCTCCAGCGCCTGACACTGCACGAGGGCCGCCAGATCTACGCCAGCTTCAAAGCCACCGAGGCCCGCGCCTATCTGTGA
- a CDS encoding ROK family protein: MPEDQVITATTTAATTDTAHLPLAVGVDLGGTQLRVAVLRGATLLSRVGLLTGEDATPERLIPRICDAIRQALSEARVELGQVAGIGLGAPGPLNSQSGVIYSPPNLPGWENVPIRDILQKDFPVPIYIENDAHCAALGEYMFGAGRGSEDMVYMTVSTGIGGGIICKGRLLEGAGGTAGELGHMTIDLNGPRCNCGNIGCLEAIASGTAIARRANEAIAAGQGAELLAFARSLDEQTARQLHLPAGTEKESIERVNARTVGEAARAGIGLARQIIGEAARGLGVGLVNVIHIFNPRKIILGGGVMQLGDLVLGPALDIVEQRAMKAPRSIVSIELAQLGPNVGLIGAGTLIYYHA, translated from the coding sequence ATGCCAGAAGACCAAGTGATCACAGCTACGACGACAGCAGCGACGACAGACACTGCGCATCTCCCCCTGGCCGTCGGCGTTGATCTGGGAGGAACGCAGCTACGGGTAGCGGTGCTGCGCGGGGCCACCCTGCTCTCGCGCGTGGGCCTGCTGACCGGCGAAGACGCAACGCCTGAGCGTCTGATCCCGCGCATTTGCGACGCGATTCGTCAGGCGCTCTCTGAGGCGCGGGTTGAGCTCGGGCAAGTGGCTGGTATTGGCTTAGGAGCGCCAGGCCCGCTCAACAGCCAGAGCGGCGTCATCTACTCGCCGCCCAATCTCCCGGGATGGGAAAACGTCCCCATTCGCGATATCCTGCAGAAAGACTTTCCGGTGCCGATCTACATCGAGAACGACGCCCATTGCGCGGCCCTGGGCGAATACATGTTTGGGGCCGGGCGTGGCAGCGAAGACATGGTCTACATGACCGTGAGCACGGGGATCGGCGGCGGTATCATCTGCAAGGGCCGCTTGTTAGAAGGAGCGGGGGGAACCGCTGGCGAACTGGGGCATATGACCATCGACCTCAACGGGCCCCGCTGTAACTGTGGCAATATCGGCTGTTTAGAGGCCATTGCTTCGGGGACGGCCATTGCCCGGCGGGCCAATGAGGCTATTGCTGCTGGCCAGGGAGCCGAGCTACTCGCCTTTGCGCGCTCGCTCGATGAGCAGACGGCCCGCCAGCTCCATCTGCCTGCTGGCACGGAGAAGGAAAGCATCGAGCGAGTCAATGCTCGCACCGTCGGCGAGGCAGCGCGTGCTGGCATCGGACTGGCGCGGCAGATCATTGGCGAGGCGGCTCGTGGGCTGGGCGTGGGACTCGTCAACGTGATCCATATCTTCAATCCGCGCAAAATTATTCTGGGGGGCGGCGTTATGCAGCTCGGCGACCTGGTTCTTGGGCCAGCCCTCGATATTGTCGAGCAGCGCGCAATGAAGGCTCCGCGCTCCATCGTGAGCATCGAGCTGGCGCAACTCGGCCCCAACGTCGGTTTGATCGGGGCTGGCACCCTGATCTACTATCATGCCTGA
- a CDS encoding TlyA family RNA methyltransferase, with translation MVTKKKERLDVALVRRGLVASRERAQALIMAGRVYVGERRLEKPGAQVPDDADIRLDLAAPELRYVSRGGLKLEKALDVFALDPRGLIALDVGASTGGFTDCLLQRGAARVYAVDVGHGQLAWRLRSDARVVVMEGVNIRYLETLPERPQCATIDVSFISLRLVLPPVARLLASGSWVVALVKPQFEAGKEEADRGEGIIRDPRVHERVLRELSAWIPEHTPLQLRGLVESPIAGREGNKEFLMYLVLP, from the coding sequence ATGGTGACAAAGAAGAAGGAACGTCTCGACGTTGCACTGGTGCGTCGCGGCCTCGTAGCCAGCCGAGAGCGTGCCCAGGCCCTGATCATGGCTGGGCGCGTCTATGTGGGCGAGCGACGCCTGGAGAAGCCCGGCGCCCAGGTGCCCGACGATGCCGACATCCGCCTCGATCTGGCTGCGCCTGAACTGCGCTACGTCAGTCGCGGCGGGTTGAAGCTCGAAAAAGCCCTCGATGTCTTCGCTCTCGATCCGCGGGGACTGATCGCTCTGGATGTTGGCGCCTCGACTGGCGGCTTTACCGATTGTCTACTGCAGCGGGGGGCGGCCCGCGTCTATGCCGTTGACGTCGGGCATGGACAGCTTGCCTGGAGGCTGCGCAGCGACGCGCGCGTCGTCGTCATGGAAGGGGTCAACATCCGCTACCTGGAGACCTTGCCGGAGAGGCCGCAATGCGCGACTATCGATGTCTCCTTTATCTCGTTGCGCCTCGTTCTACCGCCGGTAGCGCGCTTGCTGGCCTCTGGCTCCTGGGTGGTGGCGCTGGTGAAGCCGCAGTTTGAGGCCGGGAAAGAGGAGGCTGACCGGGGCGAGGGCATTATCCGCGATCCGCGCGTCCATGAGCGCGTCCTACGCGAGCTGTCAGCCTGGATTCCCGAGCATACGCCGCTGCAGCTGCGCGGTCTGGTCGAGTCCCCCATTGCCGGCAGGGAGGGCAACAAAGAATTTCTGATGTACCTTGTCCTTCCATAG